The proteins below come from a single Aegilops tauschii subsp. strangulata cultivar AL8/78 chromosome 6, Aet v6.0, whole genome shotgun sequence genomic window:
- the LOC109757167 gene encoding wall-associated receptor kinase 3-like, with product MLASFIRIHRFIESSLNIQVLISNSLLNLFPSTTRNRFMVIGCNTMGIIGGYLHSNPDLYVVGCYSYCQGINNMSNGAPCTRKGCCKTTITPNLTNFAALLIINQSSVWTFNPCFYAMLAEVGWYSFSQQDLVRHLGFINKRAKRGVPVISDWAIRNGSYPKDGATGPMGYACVSSNSYCVGATNGPGYMCNINL from the coding sequence ATGTTGGCATCATTCATCAGGATACACCGTTTTATAGAAAGTTCTTTAAATATCCAAGTATTGATCTCAAATAGTCTATTGAATTTGTTTCCATCGACCACGCGCAACCGCTTCATGGTCATCGGTTGCAACACCATGGGTATCATTGGTGGCTACCTGCACAGCAACCCAGACCTGTACGTGGTCGGCTGCTACTCCTACTGCCAGGGCATCAACAACATGTCCAACGGTGCGCCGTGCACTAGGAAGGGCTGCTGCAAAACCACCATCACCCCAAACCTCACCAACTTTGCGGCGCTCTTGATCATCAACCAGAGCAGTGTATGGACATTCAACCCATGCTTCTACGCTATGCTTGCAGAGGTTGGATGGTACAGCTTCAGTCAACAGGACCTTGTCAGGCATCTTGGGTTCATCAACAAGAGAGCCAAGAGAGGTGTCCCTGTTATTTCTGACTGGGCCATCAGAAATGGCTCCTACCCAAAGGATGGAGCAACGGGGCCAATGGGTTATGCATGTGTCAGTTCAAACAGCTATTGTGTGGGTGCAACCAATGGCCCAGGCTACATGTGCAACATCAATCTCTAA